One window of the Terriglobales bacterium genome contains the following:
- a CDS encoding ABC transporter permease encodes MIRLHLGENSLMALDTLRNHKVRSFLTVLGVVIGVTAVIAVGSILVGLDRDIQESLEQFGSNTLFIFKFQPGIHFGRLSAEERSRKPLTLEDGLAIKELCPSVKNVSVIVFPRVGQGPRPIPEARYQGRESDVNYNGTLPSYQQVEEARIAKGRFFSDAEDLHRAEVVVIGYDLDRSLFPGEDALGKTLLIVGHSYQVVGVLEKRKGNVLRGEGSDVQALVPYRTYRKHNPNDDEHFIAALAYPGRKDVAEDEIRGLLRQRRRVPMDQPDTFGISSAQRIADQLRDITANVALLTIAISSIGLLVGGVGVMNIMLMSVTERTREIGVRKALGARRRDIILQFLTEAMTLTGSGGVIGVLTGMAISFLINRLLPNLPSAVPLWAVAAGVLVAMSVGLFFGIYPAVQASKLDPVDALRYE; translated from the coding sequence ATGATCCGCCTCCATCTGGGCGAGAACTCGCTGATGGCGCTCGACACCCTGCGCAACCACAAGGTGCGGTCGTTCCTCACCGTGCTGGGCGTGGTCATCGGGGTGACGGCGGTCATCGCCGTGGGCTCCATCCTGGTGGGGCTGGACCGCGACATCCAGGAATCGCTCGAACAGTTCGGCTCCAACACCCTGTTCATCTTCAAGTTCCAGCCGGGAATCCACTTCGGGCGGCTGAGCGCCGAGGAGCGCAGCCGCAAGCCCCTCACCCTCGAGGACGGCCTGGCCATCAAGGAGTTGTGCCCGTCGGTGAAGAACGTTTCGGTGATCGTCTTCCCCCGCGTCGGCCAGGGGCCGCGCCCCATCCCCGAGGCCCGCTACCAGGGCCGCGAAAGCGACGTCAACTACAACGGCACCCTCCCCTCCTACCAGCAGGTGGAGGAGGCGCGCATCGCCAAGGGCCGCTTCTTCTCCGATGCCGAGGACCTGCACCGCGCCGAGGTGGTGGTGATCGGCTATGACCTGGACCGCTCGCTCTTTCCCGGCGAGGACGCCCTGGGAAAGACCCTCCTCATCGTCGGCCACTCCTACCAGGTGGTGGGGGTGCTGGAGAAGCGCAAGGGCAACGTGCTGCGCGGGGAGGGGTCAGACGTGCAGGCCCTGGTCCCCTACCGCACCTACCGCAAGCACAACCCCAACGACGACGAGCACTTCATCGCCGCCCTGGCCTATCCCGGGCGCAAGGACGTGGCTGAGGACGAGATTCGCGGACTGCTGCGCCAGCGCCGCCGCGTCCCCATGGACCAGCCCGACACCTTCGGCATTTCCAGCGCCCAGCGAATCGCCGACCAGCTCCGCGACATCACCGCCAACGTCGCCCTGCTCACCATTGCCATCAGCTCCATCGGCCTGCTGGTGGGCGGCGTGGGCGTGATGAACATCATGCTCATGTCGGTCACCGAGCGTACCCGCGAGATCGGCGTGCGCAAGGCCCTGGGCGCCCGCCGCCGCGACATCATCCTCCAGTTCCTCACCGAGGCCATGACCCTCACCGGCTCCGGCGGCGTCATCGGCGTTCTGACCGGGATGGCCATCAGCTTCCTCATCAACCGGCTGCTGCCCAACCTGCCCTCCGCCGTGCCGCTCTGGGCGGTCGCCGCCGGGGTGCTCGTGGCCATGAGTGTCGGACTCTTCTTCGGCATCTATC